A region from the Lolium perenne isolate Kyuss_39 chromosome 4, Kyuss_2.0, whole genome shotgun sequence genome encodes:
- the LOC127295925 gene encoding uncharacterized protein isoform X1, whose amino-acid sequence MQLRWGPRRRSPRLQALGGGPDLISTLPDDLLLLVLARLECAAAAARTGVLSRRWRGLWAHLSRIVLRDLPFYSLEPALARLPPPPPAISLLEICLPEPSGPISEEQLADSAEVNSLLRAAAQIDPEEFFLVFPSGLVDGCLVLHLPCFHRATSIVLKLDLSNFGDYSTILAGVEFPALQSLSLSCCTADFGALLSCCPRLRTLRLADVCFYKGAFRVNSPFLQELVVVAGAWIDQATIVAPVLKQLTMSLRTYQELNISILAPTVENVSWDCRFSGHSIAFGLWRLAQLSLQAAAEMPPSLHIHACISWPIFQGEVENITHEIDKHMIADFSVLELHLDTWGHVFGALAVLLLGMNRIRTSMRRLKVLLQRSMPEDVCPPDCPCEPTDWRSQTISLTALEEVEISGFEGDGHEIDFLKLIFKRSPMLRRITVKLSHEVSLRNFGRRKIYDIFRACSPIEFYVSFTSDEYMFCRLD is encoded by the exons ATGCAGCTGAGATGGGGGCCTCGCCGGCGTTCCCCTCGGCTGCAAGCCCTAGGCGGCGGGCCGGACCTCATCAGCACTCTCCCGGACGAcctgctcctcctcgtcctcgcccgCCTGgaatgcgccgccgccgccgcccggacCGGCGTCCTCTCCCGCCGGTGGCGCGGCCTCTGGGCGCACCTCAGCCGGATCGTCCTCCGCGACCTCCCCTTCTACTCCCTCGAGCCGGCGCTCGCCCGCCTGCCTCCTCCCCCGCCGGCGATCTCCCTCCTCGAAATCTGCCTCCCCGAGCCGAGCGGGCCCATCTCCGAGGAGCAACTTGCCGATTCCGCCGAGGTCAACTCGTTGCTCCGCGCCGCCGCGCAGATCGACCCGGAGGAGTTCTTCCTGGTCTTCCCCTCGGGCCTAGTCGACGGTTGCCTCGTCCTCCACCTGCCTTGCTTCCACCGCGCCACCTCCATCGTGCTGAAGCTGGACCTTTCTAATTTCGGGGATTATTCCACCATCCTAGCCGGCGTTGAGTTCCCAGCGCTCCAGTCGCTGTCCCTGTCCTGCTGCACCGCCGACTTCGGTGCATTGCTCTCCTGCTGCCCCCGGTTGCGCACGCTCCGGCTCGCTGATGTTTGTTTCTATAAGGGTGCCTTCAGGGTCAACTCACCCTTTCTGCAGGAGCTAGTTGTCGTGGCTGGGGCATGGATAGACCAAGCCACCATTGTTGCCCCCGTGCTGAAGCAATTGACCATGTCCTTACGCACCTACCAGGAGCTCAACATTTCCATTTTGGCACCAACGGTGGAGAATGTCTCGTGGGACTGCCGTTTCTCCGGGCACTCTATCGCGTTTGGTCTTTGGCGGCTCGCGCAGCTCAGCCTACAGGCGGCGGCAGAGATGCCCCCGTCGCTGCACATTCATGCCTGCATC AGCTGGCCTATTTTTCAAGGTGAAGTGGAGAACATTACGCATGAGATAGATAAGCATATGATTGCCGATTTCTCTGTTTTGGAGTTACATCTCGATACTTGGGGGCATGTTTTTGGAGCACTCGCGGTTCTACTCCTTGGGATGAATCGAATTCGCACTTCTATGCGGAGACTTAAGGTCCTCCTACAGAGATCAATG CCAGAGGACGTATGCCCACCAGATTGTCCATGTGAGCCCACGGACTGGAGATCCCAAACAATCTCCTTGACTGCTCTTGAAGAAGTGGAGATCAGTGGCTTCGAAGGAGACGGACACGAGATTGATTTCTTGAAACTCATATTCAAACGATCGCCGATGCTTAGAAGAATTACTGTGAAGCTGTCACATGAGGTCTCACTGCGTAACTTTGGACGCAGAAAAATATACGATATCTTCAGGGCTTGTTCTCCTATCGAATTCTATGTCTCTTTTACCTCAGATGAGTATATGTTCTGCAGGCTTGATTAA
- the LOC127295925 gene encoding uncharacterized protein isoform X2 — translation MQLRWGPRRRSPRLQALGGGPDLISTLPDDLLLLVLARLECAAAAARTGVLSRRWRGLWAHLSRIVLRDLPFYSLEPALARLPPPPPAISLLEICLPEPSGPISEEQLADSAEVNSLLRAAAQIDPEEFFLVFPSGLVDGCLVLHLPCFHRATSIVLKLDLSNFGDYSTILAGVEFPALQSLSLSCCTADFGALLSCCPRLRTLRLADVCFYKGAFRVNSPFLQELVVVAGAWIDQATIVAPVLKQLTMSLRTYQELNISILAPTVENVSWDCRFSGHSIAFGLWRLAQLSLQAAAEMPPSLHIHACISWPIFQGEVENITHEIDKHMIADFSVLELHLDTWGHVFGALAVLLLGMNRIRTSMRRLKVLLQRSMRTYAHQIVHVSPRTGDPKQSP, via the exons ATGCAGCTGAGATGGGGGCCTCGCCGGCGTTCCCCTCGGCTGCAAGCCCTAGGCGGCGGGCCGGACCTCATCAGCACTCTCCCGGACGAcctgctcctcctcgtcctcgcccgCCTGgaatgcgccgccgccgccgcccggacCGGCGTCCTCTCCCGCCGGTGGCGCGGCCTCTGGGCGCACCTCAGCCGGATCGTCCTCCGCGACCTCCCCTTCTACTCCCTCGAGCCGGCGCTCGCCCGCCTGCCTCCTCCCCCGCCGGCGATCTCCCTCCTCGAAATCTGCCTCCCCGAGCCGAGCGGGCCCATCTCCGAGGAGCAACTTGCCGATTCCGCCGAGGTCAACTCGTTGCTCCGCGCCGCCGCGCAGATCGACCCGGAGGAGTTCTTCCTGGTCTTCCCCTCGGGCCTAGTCGACGGTTGCCTCGTCCTCCACCTGCCTTGCTTCCACCGCGCCACCTCCATCGTGCTGAAGCTGGACCTTTCTAATTTCGGGGATTATTCCACCATCCTAGCCGGCGTTGAGTTCCCAGCGCTCCAGTCGCTGTCCCTGTCCTGCTGCACCGCCGACTTCGGTGCATTGCTCTCCTGCTGCCCCCGGTTGCGCACGCTCCGGCTCGCTGATGTTTGTTTCTATAAGGGTGCCTTCAGGGTCAACTCACCCTTTCTGCAGGAGCTAGTTGTCGTGGCTGGGGCATGGATAGACCAAGCCACCATTGTTGCCCCCGTGCTGAAGCAATTGACCATGTCCTTACGCACCTACCAGGAGCTCAACATTTCCATTTTGGCACCAACGGTGGAGAATGTCTCGTGGGACTGCCGTTTCTCCGGGCACTCTATCGCGTTTGGTCTTTGGCGGCTCGCGCAGCTCAGCCTACAGGCGGCGGCAGAGATGCCCCCGTCGCTGCACATTCATGCCTGCATC AGCTGGCCTATTTTTCAAGGTGAAGTGGAGAACATTACGCATGAGATAGATAAGCATATGATTGCCGATTTCTCTGTTTTGGAGTTACATCTCGATACTTGGGGGCATGTTTTTGGAGCACTCGCGGTTCTACTCCTTGGGATGAATCGAATTCGCACTTCTATGCGGAGACTTAAGGTCCTCCTACAGAGATCAATG AGGACGTATGCCCACCAGATTGTCCATGTGAGCCCACGGACTGGAGATCCCAAACAATCTCCTTGA
- the LOC127295925 gene encoding uncharacterized protein isoform X3, with the protein MQLRWGPRRRSPRLQALGGGPDLISTLPDDLLLLVLARLECAAAAARTGVLSRRWRGLWAHLSRIVLRDLPFYSLEPALARLPPPPPAISLLEICLPEPSGPISEEQLADSAEVNSLLRAAAQIDPEEFFLVFPSGLVDGCLVLHLPCFHRATSIVLKLDLSNFGDYSTILAGVEFPALQSLSLSCCTADFGALLSCCPRLRTLRLADVCFYKGAFRVNSPFLQELVVVAGAWIDQATIVAPVLKQLTMSLRTYQELNISILAPTVENVSWDCRFSGHSIAFGLWRLAQLSLQAAAEMPPSLHIHACISWPIFQGEVENITHEIDKHMIADFSVLELHLDTWGHVFGALAVLLLGMNRIRTSMRRLKVLLQRSMIVHVSPRTGDPKQSP; encoded by the exons ATGCAGCTGAGATGGGGGCCTCGCCGGCGTTCCCCTCGGCTGCAAGCCCTAGGCGGCGGGCCGGACCTCATCAGCACTCTCCCGGACGAcctgctcctcctcgtcctcgcccgCCTGgaatgcgccgccgccgccgcccggacCGGCGTCCTCTCCCGCCGGTGGCGCGGCCTCTGGGCGCACCTCAGCCGGATCGTCCTCCGCGACCTCCCCTTCTACTCCCTCGAGCCGGCGCTCGCCCGCCTGCCTCCTCCCCCGCCGGCGATCTCCCTCCTCGAAATCTGCCTCCCCGAGCCGAGCGGGCCCATCTCCGAGGAGCAACTTGCCGATTCCGCCGAGGTCAACTCGTTGCTCCGCGCCGCCGCGCAGATCGACCCGGAGGAGTTCTTCCTGGTCTTCCCCTCGGGCCTAGTCGACGGTTGCCTCGTCCTCCACCTGCCTTGCTTCCACCGCGCCACCTCCATCGTGCTGAAGCTGGACCTTTCTAATTTCGGGGATTATTCCACCATCCTAGCCGGCGTTGAGTTCCCAGCGCTCCAGTCGCTGTCCCTGTCCTGCTGCACCGCCGACTTCGGTGCATTGCTCTCCTGCTGCCCCCGGTTGCGCACGCTCCGGCTCGCTGATGTTTGTTTCTATAAGGGTGCCTTCAGGGTCAACTCACCCTTTCTGCAGGAGCTAGTTGTCGTGGCTGGGGCATGGATAGACCAAGCCACCATTGTTGCCCCCGTGCTGAAGCAATTGACCATGTCCTTACGCACCTACCAGGAGCTCAACATTTCCATTTTGGCACCAACGGTGGAGAATGTCTCGTGGGACTGCCGTTTCTCCGGGCACTCTATCGCGTTTGGTCTTTGGCGGCTCGCGCAGCTCAGCCTACAGGCGGCGGCAGAGATGCCCCCGTCGCTGCACATTCATGCCTGCATC AGCTGGCCTATTTTTCAAGGTGAAGTGGAGAACATTACGCATGAGATAGATAAGCATATGATTGCCGATTTCTCTGTTTTGGAGTTACATCTCGATACTTGGGGGCATGTTTTTGGAGCACTCGCGGTTCTACTCCTTGGGATGAATCGAATTCGCACTTCTATGCGGAGACTTAAGGTCCTCCTACAGAGATCAATG ATTGTCCATGTGAGCCCACGGACTGGAGATCCCAAACAATCTCCTTGA
- the LOC127295926 gene encoding UDP-glucuronic acid decarboxylase 1 isoform X1: MKQLHRQASLSKQHRAHHRTRSLASYLVREHRLLFVLLGFLLASSFFLLYPSLAPHPSSLSSASSARAAEGAVTRYPRVFSTAAANSNAARRLPVGVRKKPLRVVVTGGAGFVGSHLVDKLLARGDSVIVVDNFFTGRKDNLAHHLANPRFELIRHDVVEPILLEVDQIYHLACPASPVHYKFNPIKTIKTNVMGTLNMLGLAKRVGARFLLTSTSEVYGDPLEHPQKESYWGHVNPIGVRSCYDEGKRTAETLTMDYHRGAGVEVRIARIFNTYGPRMCLDDGRVVSNFVAQALRKQPMTVYGDGKQTRSFQYVSDLVDGLVTLMESKYIGPFNLGNPGEFTMLELAQVVKETIDPSASVEFKPNTADDPHMRKPDISKAKSLLHWEPKVSLRQGLPRMVSDFQKRILDEK; this comes from the exons ATGAAGCAGCTCCACCGCCAGGCGAGCCTCAGCAAGCAGCACCGCGCGCACCACCGCACACGCTCCCTCGCCTCCTACCTCGTCCGCGAGCACCGCCTCCTCTTCgtactcctcggcttcctcctcgcctcctccttcttcctcctctaccCCTCCCTCGCCCCGCACCCCAGCTccctctcctccgcctcctccgcccgcGCCGCCGAGGGCGCCGTCACCAGATACCCCCGCGTattctccaccgccgccgccaacagCAACGCGGCGCGGCGCCTCCCGGTCGGCGTCCGCAAGAAGCCCCTGCGAGTCGTGGTCACGGGCGGCGCCGGCTTCGTCGGCAGCCACCTCGTCGACAAGCTCCTGGCCCGCGGGGACAGCGTCATCGTCGTCGACAACTTCTTCACGGGCCGCAAGGACAACCTCGCGCACCACCTCGCCAACCCACGCTTCGAGCTCATCCGCCACGACGTCGTCGAGCCCATCCTCCTCGAGGTCGACCAGATCTACCACCTCGCCTGCCCCGCCTCCCCCGTCCACTACAAATTCAACCCAATCAAGACAATC aaGACGAATGTGATGGGGACCTTGAACATGCTCGGGCTGGCGAAGAGGGTCGGCGCCCGGTTCTTGCTCACCAGTACCAGCGAGGTCTATGGTGATCCTCTGGAGCATCCTCAGAAGGAGAGCTACTGGGGCCACGTTAATCCAATAG GTGTTCGGAGTTGTTATGATGAGGGAAAAAGAACAGCAGAAACTCTCACCATGGATTACCATCGCGGTGCTGGCGTTGAG GTGAGAATTGCTCGCATATTCAACACGTATGGCCCTCGTATGTGTTTAGATGATGGCCGAGTCGTTAGCAACTTTGTTGCACAG GCTTTGCGAAAACAACCAATGACAGTTTATGGTGATGGAAAACAAACAAGAAGCTTTCAGTACGTTTCAGATTTG GTCGATGGATTGGTAACTCTGATGGAAAGCAAATATATCGGACCTTTCAACTTGGGTAATCCAGGCGAGTTTACGATGTTAGAGCTTGCTCAG GTAGTAAAAGAGACAATTGACCCTAGCGCGAGTGTTGAATTTAAACCAAACACTGCAGATGATCCACACATGAGAAAACCTGACATCTCAAAGGCTAAATctcttctccattgggagccaaaaGTCTCACTGAGGCAAGGCCTGCCACGAATGGTTTCAGACTTCCAGAAACGCATCTTGGATGAGAAATGA
- the LOC127295926 gene encoding UDP-glucuronic acid decarboxylase 1 isoform X2, with the protein MKQLHRQASLSKQHRAHHRTRSLASYLVREHRLLFVLLGFLLASSFFLLYPSLAPHPSSLSSASSARAAEGAVTRYPRVFSTAAANSNAARRLPVGVRKKPLRVVVTGGAGFVGSHLVDKLLARGDSVIVVDNFFTGRKDNLAHHLANPRFELIRHDVVEPILLEVDQIYHLACPASPVHYKFNPIKTIISFFFLYITNVMGTLNMLGLAKRVGARFLLTSTSEVYGDPLEHPQKESYWGHVNPIGVRSCYDEGKRTAETLTMDYHRGAGVEVRIARIFNTYGPRMCLDDGRVVSNFVAQALRKQPMTVYGDGKQTRSFQYVSDLVDGLVTLMESKYIGPFNLGNPGEFTMLELAQVVKETIDPSASVEFKPNTADDPHMRKPDISKAKSLLHWEPKVSLRQGLPRMVSDFQKRILDEK; encoded by the exons ATGAAGCAGCTCCACCGCCAGGCGAGCCTCAGCAAGCAGCACCGCGCGCACCACCGCACACGCTCCCTCGCCTCCTACCTCGTCCGCGAGCACCGCCTCCTCTTCgtactcctcggcttcctcctcgcctcctccttcttcctcctctaccCCTCCCTCGCCCCGCACCCCAGCTccctctcctccgcctcctccgcccgcGCCGCCGAGGGCGCCGTCACCAGATACCCCCGCGTattctccaccgccgccgccaacagCAACGCGGCGCGGCGCCTCCCGGTCGGCGTCCGCAAGAAGCCCCTGCGAGTCGTGGTCACGGGCGGCGCCGGCTTCGTCGGCAGCCACCTCGTCGACAAGCTCCTGGCCCGCGGGGACAGCGTCATCGTCGTCGACAACTTCTTCACGGGCCGCAAGGACAACCTCGCGCACCACCTCGCCAACCCACGCTTCGAGCTCATCCGCCACGACGTCGTCGAGCCCATCCTCCTCGAGGTCGACCAGATCTACCACCTCGCCTGCCCCGCCTCCCCCGTCCACTACAAATTCAACCCAATCAAGACAATCATATCCTTTTTCTTCCTATATATA ACGAATGTGATGGGGACCTTGAACATGCTCGGGCTGGCGAAGAGGGTCGGCGCCCGGTTCTTGCTCACCAGTACCAGCGAGGTCTATGGTGATCCTCTGGAGCATCCTCAGAAGGAGAGCTACTGGGGCCACGTTAATCCAATAG GTGTTCGGAGTTGTTATGATGAGGGAAAAAGAACAGCAGAAACTCTCACCATGGATTACCATCGCGGTGCTGGCGTTGAG GTGAGAATTGCTCGCATATTCAACACGTATGGCCCTCGTATGTGTTTAGATGATGGCCGAGTCGTTAGCAACTTTGTTGCACAG GCTTTGCGAAAACAACCAATGACAGTTTATGGTGATGGAAAACAAACAAGAAGCTTTCAGTACGTTTCAGATTTG GTCGATGGATTGGTAACTCTGATGGAAAGCAAATATATCGGACCTTTCAACTTGGGTAATCCAGGCGAGTTTACGATGTTAGAGCTTGCTCAG GTAGTAAAAGAGACAATTGACCCTAGCGCGAGTGTTGAATTTAAACCAAACACTGCAGATGATCCACACATGAGAAAACCTGACATCTCAAAGGCTAAATctcttctccattgggagccaaaaGTCTCACTGAGGCAAGGCCTGCCACGAATGGTTTCAGACTTCCAGAAACGCATCTTGGATGAGAAATGA